From one Populus alba chromosome 17, ASM523922v2, whole genome shotgun sequence genomic stretch:
- the LOC118049577 gene encoding defective in cullin neddylation protein AAR3: protein MHSPDSIFEIYRRYCDIRSVKSCQVNETDETRKGKSSRDSLAQLLKFVDLKFHSRIKIFDELLKLMSKLELMADFSEFSRFYDFVFFMCRENGQRNITVNKAVSAWKLVLAGRFRLLNQWCDFQENQRHNISEDTWQQVLAFSRCVHENLEGYDPEGAWPVLIDDFVEHMYRILGSNKEPNFFCNCGDSECRPCTFEDPLPGLKVAPGLKRKLPSFQDEEMDSSDALFPDSTRPNHILNSKTSRLLDYRH from the exons ATGCACTCACCGGATTCAATCTTCGAGATTTACAGACGTTACTGTGATATTAGATCTGTAAAATCATGCCAAGTCAATGAAACAGATGAAACACGCAAGGGTAAATCTTCAAGGGATTCTTTAGCTCAGCTTTTGAAATTTGTGGACTTAAAGTTTCATTCAAG aattaaaatttttgatgaACTTCTCAAGCTCATGTCAAAGCTAGAACTTATG GCAGATTTCTCAGAATTCTCtcgtttttatgattttgtattCTTCATGTGCCGTGAAAATGGTCAAAGGAATATCA CCGTAAACAAGGCTGTTTCCGCATGGAAATTAGTTTTAGCTGGGAGGTTTCGGTTGCTAAACCAATGGTGTGACTTTCAG GAAAATCAACGACACAATATATCTGAGGATACATGGCAGCAAGTTTTAGCTTTTAGCCGGTGTGTACATGAAAATCTTGAAGGGTATGATCCTGAAG GTGCTTGGCCTGTCCTAATTGATGACTTTGTTGAGCACATGTACAG GATATTGGGGTCAAACAAGGAACCAAACTTTTTCTGTAACTGTGGCGATTCAGAGTGTCGACCATGCACATTCGAAGACCCTCTTCCCG GATTGAAGGTCGCTCCTGGGTTGAAGAGGAAGTTGCCTAGCTTTCAAGATGAGGAAATGGACTCCTCAGATGCCCTCTTCCCTGATTCCACCAGGCCAAATCATATACTAAATTCAAAGACAAGTAGGCTGCTTGATTACAGACATTGA
- the LOC118049515 gene encoding uncharacterized protein isoform X1: protein MVYFHSSISVCNSVDQSSTTSMANPVNSNEFNPKSRHNNNHVHKNRKTANGSSCKTIPVCDRSRSAVIDVVILIAVIGACGFLLFPYIKLVILALIEFVAAIHYVVKEEVMRNPLIFGSIGMSTFCAGIVAWIVILCTTRKCGNPNCKGLRKAAEFDIQLETEECMKNSNGNLVKDGLKRGLFELPRDHHRELEAELKKMAPANGRAVLVFRARCGCSVGRLEVPGTKKPKKIKK, encoded by the coding sequence ATGGTCTATTTCCATAGCTCGATCTCGGTCTGCAACTCAGTTGACCAATCATCAACAACTTCCATGGCAAATCCTGTGAATTCCAATGAGTTTAATCCAAAATCAAGGCACAACAATAATCATGTGCATAAGAATAGGAAGACAGCGAATGGTTCAAGTTGTAAAACTATACCTGTCTGTGATCGATCTCGATCAGCTGTTATTGATGTTGTGATCTTGATTGCTGTTATTGGTGCCTGTGGATTCTTGTTGTTTCCTTATATCAAGCTTGTAATTCttgctttgattgaatttgtCGCTGCTATTCATTATGTGGTCAAAGAAGAGGTTATGAGAAACCCACTGATATTTGGATCTATTGGGATGAGTACTTTTTGTGCCGGAATAGTTGCCTGGATAGTGATTTTGTGTACTACTAGGAAATGTGGGAATCCAAACTGTAAGGGTTTAAGGAAGGCGGCAGAATTCGATATTCAGTTGGAGACCGAGGAGTGCATGAAGAATTCTAATGGTAATTTGGTGAAAGATGGGCTGAAAAGGGGCCTTTTTGAATTGCCTCGTGATCACCACCGTGAATTGGAGGCTgaattgaagaagatggcacCGGCTAATGGAAGAGCTGTTCTTGTGTTTCGAGCAAGGTGTGGATGTTCTGTTGGAAGATTGGAGGTTCCAGGAACTAAGAAGCCAAAGAAGATCAAGAAGTAG
- the LOC118049515 gene encoding uncharacterized protein At5g19025 isoform X2 — translation MANPVNSNEFNPKSRHNNNHVHKNRKTANGSSCKTIPVCDRSRSAVIDVVILIAVIGACGFLLFPYIKLVILALIEFVAAIHYVVKEEVMRNPLIFGSIGMSTFCAGIVAWIVILCTTRKCGNPNCKGLRKAAEFDIQLETEECMKNSNGNLVKDGLKRGLFELPRDHHRELEAELKKMAPANGRAVLVFRARCGCSVGRLEVPGTKKPKKIKK, via the coding sequence ATGGCAAATCCTGTGAATTCCAATGAGTTTAATCCAAAATCAAGGCACAACAATAATCATGTGCATAAGAATAGGAAGACAGCGAATGGTTCAAGTTGTAAAACTATACCTGTCTGTGATCGATCTCGATCAGCTGTTATTGATGTTGTGATCTTGATTGCTGTTATTGGTGCCTGTGGATTCTTGTTGTTTCCTTATATCAAGCTTGTAATTCttgctttgattgaatttgtCGCTGCTATTCATTATGTGGTCAAAGAAGAGGTTATGAGAAACCCACTGATATTTGGATCTATTGGGATGAGTACTTTTTGTGCCGGAATAGTTGCCTGGATAGTGATTTTGTGTACTACTAGGAAATGTGGGAATCCAAACTGTAAGGGTTTAAGGAAGGCGGCAGAATTCGATATTCAGTTGGAGACCGAGGAGTGCATGAAGAATTCTAATGGTAATTTGGTGAAAGATGGGCTGAAAAGGGGCCTTTTTGAATTGCCTCGTGATCACCACCGTGAATTGGAGGCTgaattgaagaagatggcacCGGCTAATGGAAGAGCTGTTCTTGTGTTTCGAGCAAGGTGTGGATGTTCTGTTGGAAGATTGGAGGTTCCAGGAACTAAGAAGCCAAAGAAGATCAAGAAGTAG